The following nucleotide sequence is from Drosophila takahashii strain IR98-3 E-12201 chromosome 3L, DtakHiC1v2, whole genome shotgun sequence.
aacaatttaaactaATCTATATCTACAATTTAACATAAGGCCTTGAAATTTAAGGTCACCAacttttctcttctttttaaatttaaaaacattttcagcACCCAATCGAGTATTCATATGAACTGAAGACTTCTCTTGCCCCGCCTCCCAAGTGGTCACACCTGAGAGCATGGCCAAGTGGGTGGTGAAATCCGCCGCTCTTTTCCCCATAAGCTGGTGGAGATTGACTGCTCCACATTAATCAACGCATAAATTTAAcgcattattatttatgttcCTCCCACTTGCGAGCACCGCGCGCTTGTTTCATTTTCGAAATAGAAATTGTTTTACAAATGTCACGCGTACTGAAACCAACCCCGGCACCTTCCATTCCCTAAAAATCTCTGCAATGCTGAACAAAATAAATGGCGCTAAAATGATTCAATTACCCAGAAACGGAAAAAGagcaaagaaaaacattttttttgtttggggaACAGGTGGCCCGGCCAGGCGACAAATTCTTGGGCTAAAATTTTTAGACGTGTTTATTGGCGGGCTGCAGTgggggagggggcgtggcacacacctgtgaaaatgtaataagcgaaaataagattttaattGCCAGCGTTTATGGGTCGCACCGAATGCCATTTTAATGCCTTTCAGAAGTTTTTGCTTAAATTGATAGATTTTTGAAACTAAGTCATAGGATATATATTAAAGATCCTACGTTTTCAGGTACTATATTACACAATAGATTTCttcaagagcaacaaaatgccCCCTGTTCCTGAAATATTGCAAACTGATGTTCTAATTGCCGAGTGGATTCATTAGTTGGTTCTGTTGTTCTATTTGACTTCCTCCTAGTTTCAGTGAGAGCTTCGATTTCTAGCTACAATTGCCAGTTTCGATTCCTTGTTTGTCCTGTTCCCTGTCGTCTTTGGAATGGTGCGTATCCTGAGTATCTGTGTGCTTTCGCTTTGGTTGCATCCACTGGCAGGCGAGGCTAATGCGCAATTCCCACTTACCCATTACCCATCCCCAATTAATTCACGCTTCGTTAGACCCGAGGGAAGGAGAAGGATACTACAGGGTTATCCACTGCCCTTCCCCCAGCTTCGACTTCATCctccttactttttttggtcggTTTACTGCACTTAATTTAATGTTGTGCTATTGTCAACGCAAGTAAATCAAAGTTGCGacttttatttatgatttcaTTTATGCGCTTTACCATTAACTTAAGTGGTCTTACAAAGGATGGGGTTGTTGGggaggaaaaaatataaaataacccTTTTCGAAATCgcataaaatttaaacaatatggcattattttagaatttttaatagCGTCATTTTAAATGGTAAAAAGTATTGTGATTTTcgtgaaatattttgtattttatcagttttattgttgtaatattttgtatgagttttataagatttttaagattatttttttaaaaatctccatCAACTTTTCATAGTCAAAATTGTCCAGCTCTTTATAAACCCGATGAAGCTATCTATTTTCGTTTGTACGTCTAATGTAAGTCATAAGCTCGCCATCCTGCCCAAAAATGTCCCGACTAGCCAGTTCTAAATCAATTTAGGCGTGAACAATCAGCGCTGGTCctataaaaggaaaatatatagTTTCCTCGGGGCGTTCTAACATCTCTTTGTATCAAACTCTTTGTAAATGCTCCACTATTGCAACGATCCCACATACGACTCGTCAAAATTCCTGTGGACCATGTGCATGCAAGTTCAACGGTTTGGATGTGGAGTTCCAGTTCCCAGTTCCTGTTGTAAGACCAGTTCTCGCAGCGAAGGGGGATCTTGTCGAAAGCCCGGATCAGGCTGCAATTCCGGATCCTGCTGCAATTCCAGATCCTGCTGCGGACTATGTGGCCCCTGTGGGCAGTGCTCGAGTGGCTGTGCTACCTGCTGTACCTCCTGCTGTGGGATATTCCCCGAAACATGCTGTGGCCCGTGGTGTGAGTCCTGCCTGGATCCTGCCTGGTTCTCCTGGCTGGCCCCCAATATCTGCGGGTCCTGCTGCTTTGCTTGCATGCCCTGCTGTCGACCGAAGTGCTGCTGAGACTTAAATACTGGGGCATTTTTGTGGCGCTGGGGAATTTGTGGAGTATACAAAgaaataaactttatttaataaattcaattgttaaaaatttaaattttaattacttttttattttccaaaaatattcgtGAAGAAACAAGGGTTAACTTTCAAAAATCTTAGTCTATCagttaagaaaaatttttagCTTAATtggtataatattattttttagccttattatattaatatttttttttgtttatatattgttctacaacattaacatttttccaaataataaaaatactttgttttatatatttttaaaaatcacattacattaaaatttactgttacttttcaattttaaaatggtttcaAATATCTTTCCCTCTTACCAATCTAATAAACCTCACAAGCAGTTCACCTTAGCCTCGCAAATATACCCCTAATTGAATACGAAATAcgagaaaatacaattttgatACCGCAACTGGGTCGCCATATtgtaaaactataaaaaagaaCGGTATAATTCGTGCAAATCGCAAATCGTAAAAATTGCGCAAAAATTTCCTCGGCGTCGCGGACAGAACCGCAACAAATTGGGCCAAAAGGGCGAATTAGCCAGTgcggcataaaaaaaaaccgcaTAAAGACGCACTTGCCGGGGATCAGggc
It contains:
- the LOC108055565 gene encoding male-specific sperm protein Mst84Db; protein product: MLHYCNDPTYDSSKFLWTMCMQVQRFGCGVPVPSSCCKTSSRSEGGSCRKPGSGCNSGSCCNSRSCCGLCGPCGQCSSGCATCCTSCCGIFPETCCGPWCESCLDPAWFSWLAPNICGSCCFACMPCCRPKCC